Within the Trueperaceae bacterium genome, the region CTGCGTGGACTTGCCCGCCCCCTCTGGCCCCTCGAACACCACGAAGCGGCCGCGGCCCGCGCCGCTCTCCTGGGACATCAGAGGCCGGTGGGCATCAGGATGAACTCGGTGGTGAGGCCGAACCGTTCCTCCAGCTCCCGCGCCAGCAGGTTCACCCCGACCGTCTCGGTCATGTAATGACCGCCGAACAGCCCGTTGATGCCCCGCTCGAACGCGTGATAGAAGACCTCGTGACGGGGTTCCCCGGTGAGGAACGCATCGAGGCCCTCCTCGGCCGCCGTCACGAGGTCCCAGGCCGCTCCGCCCGAGACGATGCCCAGGCTGGTCACGGGGTCGGGGCCGCCCGCGTGCACGAGGACCTGCTCGCCGAGCTTCGCTTCGAGCTCCTCCGCGAGTTCGCGCAGGGGACGGGGGGTCTCGAAGCTGCCCTTGACGCCTATGGCGACGCCGCGGTGCGTCCCGAACGGGCTGAGATCCGTCATGCCGAGTGCGCGCGCCAGACCCCAGTTGTTGCCGACCTCGCGGTGGGCATCGAGGGGTAGGTGACTCGCGTAGAGGCTTAGGTCGTGGTCGAGCAGGAACTTGACGCGGGCGCGGTGCATGCCCGTGACCGGCTCGGGCCGGCCCCAGAAGAGGCCGTGGTGGACGATCAGCAGGTCGGCGCCGTGCGCCGCCGCTTGCTGGAAGGTGTTGAGCGAGGCGTCGACGGCGACGGCGACCTTCGCCACCTCGGACGCGCCCTCGACCTGGAGTCCGTTGAGGCTGGCGTCGGCCGCGGCGAAGGACCCCACGTCGAGGTACTCGTCGAGCCACGCGACTAGTTCTTCACGCTTCATGGTCACAGCGTACATGCCGCAGCCCGGACCGGCTCGCCGGGCGCCGACACCGGGATGGGTGGGCCGGTCGCCGGCGGGACGGGCCCGGCCGGGGCGGCAAGGTCGGCGCGGCGGCGGAGGGGTGGCGCTAGGCGCTTGACAAGGGGTGGCCGGGGGCTGTACATTACCCCTTGCGCTTGCGAACGGCCCCATGGCCGAGACCCTGCGGGGTGCGCAAGCCGAGAACCTTGAAAACCCGATCGCAGACAGAAATTCCTGTCGAATTCCTTTACCCGAGCCCTTGCGTCAGCAAGGGTGACACTCCCGGGGAACCGGGCTTCGGAGGTCGCGTGGGTGTCCGGTCGTCGATCGGTCGTTCCAGCGGTGACCAAAGAAGTGGGGTTGACAAGGGTCACGGCGATCAGTAATAATCGTAATCCGCGCCTGAGGGCGCGGAGGACCTTGAAAACCTGATCGCAGACGATACCTGTCAATACTTCCAGTGAAACTAAGGTCTGTCAGAACCATAATCTGACAACGTCTTGGAGAGTTTGATCCTGGCTCAGGATGAACGCTGGCGGCGTGCCTTAGACATGCAAGTCGAACGAAGCACTTACTGTCGATCGCTTCGGTGTGAAGCAGTTTGTGACTTAGTGGCGAACGGGTGAGTAACACGTGGGTGACCTGCCCCGAAGTGCGGCATAACAGGGGGAAACTCTTGCTAATTCCGCATGTGCTCCCACCTCTTGTGGTGTGAGTAAAGATTTATCGCTTCGGGATGGGCCCGCGGTCCATCAGCTAGTTGGTAGGGTAATGGCCTACCAAGGCTACGACGGATAGCCGGCCTGAGAGGGTGATCGGCCACAGGGGCACTGAGACACGGGCCCCACTCCTACGGGAGGCAGCAGTTAGGAATCTTCCACAATGGGCGAAAGCCTGATGGAGCGACGCCGCGTGAGGGATGAAGGCCCTAGGGTTGTAAACCTCTAAAAGGGGGACGATAATGACGGTACCCCTTGAAAAGCACCGGCTAACTCCGTGCCAGCAGCCGCGGTAATACGGAGGGTGCAAGCGTTATCCGGAATCACTGGGCGTAAAGGGCGCGTAGGCGGTCTGTTAAGTCCGATGTTAAATCCCGGGGCTCAACCCCGGATCAGCGTTGGATACTGGCAGGCTCGACGGTTGGAGAGGCGAGTGGAATTACCAGTGTAGCGGTGGAATGCGTAGATACTGGTAGGAACACCCATTGCGAAGGCAGCTCGCTGGACAACACGTGACGCTGAGGCGCGAAAGTGTGGGGAGCAAACCGGATTAGATACCCGGGTAGTCCACACCCTAAACGATGCATACTTGGTGTCGGCCCGTTGGGGTCGGCGCCGGAGCTAACGCGTTAAGTATGCCGCCTGGGAAGTACGGCCGCAAGGTTGAAACTCAAAGGAATTGACGGGGACCCGCACAAGCGGTGGAGCATGTGGTTTAATTCGAAGCAACGCGAAGAACCTTACCAGGCCTTGACATCCTGAGAACCCTCCGGAGACGGAGGGGTGCCCTTCGGGGAGCTCAGAGACAGGTGCTGCATGGCTGTCGTCAGCTCGTGTCGTGAGATGTTCGGTTAAGTCCGGCAACGAGCGCAACCCTCGCCATTAGTTGCCAGCATTTCGGATGGGCACTCTAGTGGGACTGCCTATGAAAGTAGGAGGAAGGCGGGGATGACGTCTAGTCAGCATGGTCCTTACGGCCTGGGCGACACACGTGCTACAATGGCCGGTACAGCGCGCTGCCACCTCGCGAGAGGGAGCTAATCGCGAAAGCCGGTCCCAGTTCAGATTGCAGTCTGCAACTCGACTGCATGAAGTTGGAATCGCTAGTAATCGCGGATCAGCCATGCCGCGGTGAATACGTTCCCGGGTCTTGTACACACCGCCCGTCAAACCATGGGAGTGGGTTGCACCCGAAGACGCGTAGTCTCGTCAATGGGACGTGCGTTTAAGGTGTGGCTCATGACTGGGGTTAAGTCGTAACAAGGTAACTGTACCGGAAGGTGCGGTTGGATCACCTCCTTTCTAAGGAGTAGTGCCGGGCGCCTTAGGGCGCCGGGCCACGACGGAACATCATCTGCGATCGGGTTCGAGGTTCGGAGCGGGCGCCTTCCGGGGCGCCCGCTTCCCTTTTCTCTAGCAACCTGCGGTCACCAGCAGCGTGCTTTCACGAGCAGCCCGCGGCCCGGTATACCGTGCGACGGCGTCCGTGCCCACCCGGAGGCGTCGGGCCGAACCGTCCGGGCCGGGTCAGGCCAGCGCCAGCCGCGCCAGCTTTAGCATGCGCGGCAGCGGAAGGCGCTTGAGCATCGACAACGGGGTGGGGTTGCGCTCCATGACGGCCTCGACGCGGTCGAACATCTCCACGAGCGTGTCGTCCGGCTGGTTGAGGGGGGGCGTGAGGCGGGCGGTGCGGCTCGCGTTCGTCGAGTAGCAACCGTGCACGCCGCCCAGGTGCAACTCGCGGAGGAACAGCGCCGCCGCCAACGTCTGGACGTCCTCCTCCGACACCCCGGGCACCTTGAAGCCGACCACCGGCTTTAGGGAGACGGCGAAGAGCATCCCCGCGCCGCGGACGGAGTCCACGAGGTTGGGGAAGCGGCGCGCCATCGCCGTGAGGCGCTCCAGGCCGTAGCGGCCGCCGACGGCCGAGCGGTGCGGCAGGTCCTCCACCACGAGCAGCTCGAGCGACTTGAGTGCCACCGCCATCGCCAGCGAGCCCCCGCCGAAGGTCGTCGAGTGGCGCTTGGAGGCGAGGCCCGGTAACAGTGCCCTGTACACCGCGCTGCGGGCGATGGTGGCGCTCACGGGCACTATGCCGCCCCCGAGGGGTTTGGCCAGGGTGATGATGTCGGGATCCATACCGGCCGCCACGCTGGCGAACCATGTGCCGGTGCGTCCCAACCCCGTCTGGATCTCGTCGGCTATCACCAGGACGCCGTGCTCACGAGCGAGGACGCCCACCTGCCGCAGGTAACCGTCCGGAGGCACGATCACGCCGCCCTCGCCCTGCACGGGTTCGATCACGACGGCGCAGATGCGGTCGGCCTGGCGCCGGAGGGCGTCTGCGAACGCGTCCGCGTCCCCGTACGGCAGAGTTATGACGTCGGGGGCCAGGGGCCGGAAGGGACCCTGGTACTCCTCGTTGGGGGTCAGCGCGAGCGCGCCGTGCGTCTTGCCGTGGTAGGCGCGGGCGAAGTTGATGAACGTGCTCGCGCGTGGCCGAGCCGCGCGCGCCATCTTCAGCGCCGCCTCGACCGCCTCGGCGCCCGAGTTGCCGAAGTACACGTGGCTGTCGGCGTGGCTCGGGGCGACGCTCGCGAGGAGGGTCACCAGGTTCGCCGCCAACGCGGCGCGCCACTCGCTCAACGACTGCTGGGGCAACCCCAGCTGGCGGTTGCCCGCCAGGTAGGCGCGCACGAAGTCGAGCAGGGGCGGGTAGGCCTCCCCGAACGGCATCGCCGCGTAACCGCCCGCGTGGATGAGGTGACGCCCCGAGGGGTCCTCGAGTTCCCACGGGTTGAGCACTCGCAGCGGGCCGGCGATGCCCAGGATGTCGAGGACGCGCATCAGGTCGCCGTTGCCGTGGCGCGCCTCGAGGTCGAGCACGTCGAGGCCGGCGCCGGCGAGCAGGCCCGCCGTGCCGTAGGGGAGGCGCGGTGGCGCGTCGCTCGGCCGGATCACCGGAGGTCCCTGGCCGTAACGTTGCCGGCGCTATCCTCCACCACGACCTGGCCGCCCTCGGCCGCGTCGACGTCGACGGAGAACGAGTACTCGGCGGCGGGCGTGAACGCGAGCGGCACGCCACTGATCCTGATGCTGCTGATCCGCATGTTGTCCCTCGCCACCCCTTCGACGCGGAGCTTGCCCCCGCCCAGCGACTCGACCTTGCTCAGCTCCACGGTGGGGGGCGTGGCGTCGAGAGTCAGGACGTAACGCTCCGTGGTGGTGCGCCCGTCCACGTCGGTCACCTCGAGTATGAGCGTCAACTCGCCGTCGCGCAGGTTCGGCTTCGTGAAGGCGAACTGGATGAGCCGCTTGCCGCGCTCCGACGCGTAGAGGCCGTCAGCCAACAGGTCCGCCCCGTCCACGCGGATGCTGGCCACGCCGGCGTCGTCCATCGCGTACCCGCTGATGCGCAGGTCGTCGCTACTACGCACCGTGCCGCTCCGCGGCTCGGTGATGGTCACGATCGGCGGCAACGAATCCGGCCTGGTGACGCAGGCCCCGAGGCCGAGCAGGAGAACCGCGATCGAGGCCGCGAGTGAGGCCCTCGCGAGCGGCCGATTCGTGTGCACCAGGCCATGCTACAACGGGTCGCCGGCGGGGCGGGCATCCCGCCCAGGCGGTCCGGCGGAGTCTGATAGAGTTGCGGCACGCGAGATGAAGGGCAGACGCCCTCTCGGCCAGGGAAGGGGGTTGGGCAGCCTCGGCACTGGCGGCCGCCGGCAGGTCGGCACGCGAACTGGTTCCCGACGGTCACCGGGCCGTCGGCACGGGGACCGCCCCGCAAGGTACGCTTTACGAGCAACATTCCCGGAAGGAGAGTTTGATGAAGAGAAGCATCACCACGCTGTTTGCCAGCACGCTACTGCTGCTGGGCGTCGCCTTCGCGCAGGCGCCGGCCGACACCTACGTCTTCATGACGTTCGGGGAGCCCGTCTCGATGGACCCCGCCCGTGCATACGACACCGGCTCCGGCGGCATCATCGAGAACATCTACGAGACCCTGATGGCCTACGACGGCCAGGCGATCGACAAGTTCGTCCCTAGCCTCGCCACGGGGTACACGGTCAGCGCCGACAACCTCCACTGGTCGTTCGACCTGCGCCCCGGCGTCAAGTTCCATAGCGGCAACGCGATGACCTGCAAGGACGTCGCCTGGTCGTTCAAGTACGGCGCGCTTACCGCTCACCCCGAAGGCGCCACCGCCTACCTCATGGGCAACTACTTCCTCGGCACCGACATCAACGGCGCCGACCCCGCCGCCTTCCTGGCTCAGGTCACCTGGGACATGATCGACAACATCGTCACCTGCCCT harbors:
- a CDS encoding Nif3-like dinuclear metal center hexameric protein, giving the protein MKREELVAWLDEYLDVGSFAAADASLNGLQVEGASEVAKVAVAVDASLNTFQQAAAHGADLLIVHHGLFWGRPEPVTGMHRARVKFLLDHDLSLYASHLPLDAHREVGNNWGLARALGMTDLSPFGTHRGVAIGVKGSFETPRPLRELAEELEAKLGEQVLVHAGGPDPVTSLGIVSGGAAWDLVTAAEEGLDAFLTGEPRHEVFYHAFERGINGLFGGHYMTETVGVNLLARELEERFGLTTEFILMPTGL
- a CDS encoding aspartate aminotransferase family protein; this encodes MRVLDILGIAGPLRVLNPWELEDPSGRHLIHAGGYAAMPFGEAYPPLLDFVRAYLAGNRQLGLPQQSLSEWRAALAANLVTLLASVAPSHADSHVYFGNSGAEAVEAALKMARAARPRASTFINFARAYHGKTHGALALTPNEEYQGPFRPLAPDVITLPYGDADAFADALRRQADRICAVVIEPVQGEGGVIVPPDGYLRQVGVLAREHGVLVIADEIQTGLGRTGTWFASVAAGMDPDIITLAKPLGGGIVPVSATIARSAVYRALLPGLASKRHSTTFGGGSLAMAVALKSLELLVVEDLPHRSAVGGRYGLERLTAMARRFPNLVDSVRGAGMLFAVSLKPVVGFKVPGVSEEDVQTLAAALFLRELHLGGVHGCYSTNASRTARLTPPLNQPDDTLVEMFDRVEAVMERNPTPLSMLKRLPLPRMLKLARLALA